Proteins encoded by one window of Actinomycetota bacterium:
- a CDS encoding DoxX family protein: MSLGLFVLRVVVGALFIGHGSQKLFGWFGGPGPEGAGQFFDSLGYRESQKMARLAGATEAGAGVLLVLGLFTPLAAAAIVGAMLNAAVAAHRENGLWNSDGGYEYPLVLATAATALAFVGPGAASLDNALGLSLVGLSWGFTALLLGLVVGAATLAMRNDEVVEPAGVSEEEDQRQAA, encoded by the coding sequence GTGAGCTTGGGACTGTTCGTACTCAGGGTCGTGGTCGGCGCGTTGTTCATCGGCCACGGCAGCCAGAAGCTGTTCGGCTGGTTCGGGGGGCCTGGCCCCGAGGGCGCGGGGCAGTTCTTCGACAGCCTCGGGTACCGCGAGAGCCAGAAGATGGCCCGGCTCGCCGGCGCGACCGAGGCGGGTGCCGGCGTGCTCCTCGTGCTCGGCCTGTTCACGCCCCTGGCTGCTGCCGCGATCGTGGGTGCGATGCTCAACGCCGCCGTCGCCGCGCACCGAGAGAACGGACTGTGGAACTCCGATGGCGGCTACGAGTACCCGCTGGTGCTGGCGACCGCGGCCACCGCTCTGGCCTTCGTCGGCCCAGGAGCTGCCTCGCTCGACAACGCGCTCGGTCTGAGCCTGGTCGGGCTGTCGTGGGGCTTCACGGCCCTGCTGCTCGGGCTGGTGGTGGGTGCTGCGACCCTGGCGATGCGCAACGACGAGGTGGTCGAGCCGGCAGGGGTCTCCGAGGAGGAGGACCAGCGACAGGCTGCGTGA